The following are from one region of the Capsicum annuum cultivar UCD-10X-F1 chromosome 1, UCD10Xv1.1, whole genome shotgun sequence genome:
- the LOC124897974 gene encoding uncharacterized protein LOC124897974: MESAPDVGNEIYSELNKLRGMVRKQPGKKYVDIPRMTSNYYLYPAPQDVLIEEIDWNQTNTSYNGDAIYEWNLDDLSERQLSVLVHRILMYSTIAKATASIKNSRNSTKGVDNLGRALPANIEDAVNTLMLTIIEHFGSRFTNQYENTRTLLNALKDKSLGLADEFHDQVYGLLYTSSSESDYNCDSESENDVELPESSNSDHANICTDYNGDTFFDEKLREKILNFSTKKFADSAPGTSKTADSIHATRSADNDYYMPYSLTEDRNQHIVTLPYENDFCEDKIPTKSRPYQMNVELVEFYKKEIDNLLQKGLIKHYKSPWSCIASYVNNTAEKEQGMLRCGNLGHISPNCKLQKVKSLGLANEVHDQVYGLLYTSGLESDYNCDSESKNDVEFPESSDCDHTNICADCNGDTCVCEEAFYKLQSQFEDLDLNVQNITTDSVLEFLKEVSNEKLHEKIINFANKNSADRAPGTSNTADSIHVTRSADNDYYMPYSLVEFNRRLAICQLPNKEGPWTDSHENFVKRIKKRVKTLCYLMLDNPAWQKIIETDASNIGFGGILFLHYQGLKSHCSRSPQGDL, encoded by the exons ATGGAATCTGCCCCTGATGTGGGAAATGAAATATACTCTGAACTTAATAAGCTCCGAGGTATGGTTAGGAAGCAACCGGGGAAAAAATATGTTGATATACCCCGCATGACTTCTAACTATTATCTGTATCCagctcctcaagatgttctgatagaggaaataGATTGGAATCAGACTAATACGTCGTATAACGGAGATGCAATTTATGAATGGAACTTGGATGACTTATCTGAAAGACAATTATCCGTCCTTGTTCATCGAATATTAATGTATTCTACGATAGCTAAAGCTACTGCATCTATCAAGAATT CTAGGAATTCCACCAAAGGTGTTGATAACCTAGGAAGAGCATTACCAGCGAATATAGAAGATGCTGTTAATACTCTTATGCTTactattattgaacattttggaagtagatttaccaatcaatatgaaaataCTCGAACTCTATTGAATG CTCTAAAAGATAAGTCTTTAGGTCTTGCTGATGAGTTTCATGATCAAGTATATGGTTTGTTATACACTTCTAGTTCCGAGTCTGATTATAATTGTGATTCTGAATCTGAAAATGATGTTGAATTGCCTGAATCATCTAACAGTGATCATGCTAATATTTGTACTGATTACAATGGTGATACTT TTTTCGATGAAAAACTTCGtgaaaaaattcttaatttttctacCAAAAAATTTGCTGATAGCGCCCCTGGTACTTCTAAAACTGCTGATAGCATTCATGCTACTCGAAGTGCTGATAATGATTATTATATGCCTTATTCGTTAACTGAG GACCGCAACCAGCATATTGTAactcttccttatgaaaatgatttcTGCGAGGATAAGATCCCAACAAAATCTAGACCCTATCAGATGAATGTAGAGTTAGTTGAATTCTACAAAAAGGAGATTGATAATCTCTTACAAAAGGGCTTGATAAAACATTATAAATCACCTTGGTCTTGCATTGCATCTTATGTGAATAATACTGCTGAAAAAGAACAAGGTATGCTGAG ATGTGGTAACCTAGGACATATTTCTCCTAATTGCAAGCTCCAAAAGGTTAAGTCTTTAGGTCTTGCTAATGAGGTTCATGATCAGGTATATGGTTTATTATACACTTCTGGTTTAGAGTCTGATTATAATTGTGATTCTGAATCTAAAAATGATGTTGAATTTCCTGAATCATCTGACTGTGATCATACTAATATTTGTGCTGATTGCAATGGTGATACTTGTGTTTGTGAAGAAGCTTTTTATAAATTACAATCACAGTTTGAAGATTTAGATTTGAATGTTCAAAATATCACTACTGATAGTGTTCTTGAGTTTTTAAAAGAAGTCTCCAATGAAAAActtcatgaaaaaattattaattttgctaaTAAAAATTCAGCTGATAGAGCCCCTGGTACTTCTAATACTGCTGATAGCATTCATGTTACTCGAAGTGCTGATAATGATTATTATATGCCTTATTCATTAGTTGAGTTTAATAGACGTCTTGCTATATGTCAATTACCCAACAAAGAAGGTCCTTGGACTGATAGTCATGAAAACTTTGTTAAACGCATTAAGAAACGTGTCAAAACTTTGTGTTACTTAATGTTAGATAATCCGGCTTGgcaaaaaattattgaaactgatGCCTCTAATATTGGGTTTGGTGGAATCCTTTTTCTTCATTATCAGGGGCTTAAGAGTCACTGCTCAAGGTCACCACAAGGAGACCTATAA
- the LOC107858083 gene encoding uncharacterized protein LOC107858083 has protein sequence MRWSRFGVTYDELYTLLNRIAQGNTEWHSDSRSATKKVAGELEVDHFTTLSAQLAALQNQISNIMFGVTQPTAAVMEFNRLQIGQIAAAQNTRPQGGLPSDTKNSKQVITINLRSGKEMNEEPPKKTNEADAELIPPQEIPKYAKYLKDVVTSKVKLQDVETVGLTEECNSMVMQKMPKNLKDLGKFTLLIQIGNSEVVHTLSDLGVSINLMPFSLFNTLSLGKSRPSFVLLQLENRTIARPEGVIEDVLIKDDKFIIPADFIILDFQADKKVPVILKRPFLATGGALINVREGMLTMRLDDEEAIFKVYKPLNTLYHYKDLCMIIMIEEDKCRVVILFHKRPF, from the exons atgag GTGGTCAAGATTTGGAGttacttatgatgagctatatactTTGTTAAACCGGATTGCACAAGGAAATACTGAGTGGCATTCTGACTCAAGAAGTGCTACAAAGAAAGTTGCAGGTGAGTTGGAGGTGGACCATTTTACTACCTTATCAGCTCAGCTTGCTGCTCTACAAAATCAGATAAGCAATATAATGTTTGGGGTTACACAACCTACAGCCGCAGTAATGGAATTCAACAGACTGCAG ATAGGTCAGATAGCAGCAGCACAGAACACCAgacctcaaggtggtttgccaagtgatactaAAAATTCTAAACAAGTAATAACAATCAATTTGAGAAGtggtaaggagatgaatgaagaacctccaaagaaaactaatGAGGCAGATGCAGAGTTGATTCCCCCACAG GAAATACCCAAatacgctaagtacttgaaggatgtggtcactAGCAAAGTCAAGCTTCAGGATGTCGAGACAGTAGGACTCACTGAAGAGTGCAACTCTATGGTGATGCAGAAGATGCCCAAAAATCTCAAAGACCTTGGAAAGTTCACCCTCCTCATTCAAATTGGGAATAGTGAGGTGGTCCACACACTTAGTGACTTAGGGGTAAGCATCAATTTGATGCCTTTTTCTTTGTTCAACACTTTATCCTTGGGGAAGTCGAGACCAAGCTTTGTATTATTGCAACTAGAAAATAGGACTATAGCCCGTCCTGAAGGAGTCATAGAGGATGTTCTTATCAAGGAtgataagtttattattcctgctgactttattattttagattttcaggcaGATAAAAAAGTACCAGTCATCTTGAAACGTCCATTCTTGGCGACTGGAGGAGCATTGATCAATGTAAGAGAGGGCATGCTCACAATGAGGctggatgatgaagaggcaattttcaaagtgtacaaaccgCTCAACACACTATACCActacaaagatttgtgcatgattaTAATGATTGAAGAGGATAAGTGTAGGGTAGTGATTCTATTCCACAAAAGACCTTTTTAA